Proteins encoded in a region of the Coffea eugenioides isolate CCC68of chromosome 4, Ceug_1.0, whole genome shotgun sequence genome:
- the LOC113767530 gene encoding PX domain-containing protein EREL2-like has translation MNMYGGHHDYSLYLFDLGATDPTLIESLALHPTRRHSLDENNKSRGSPPPNQHRHDGTSPLPLGMDWSPPPRIWEGRNSVWPHDFRTGWSYCVTVPSWTIIPKGRGLDPTVFYRVQVGIQSPEGSTTLRGILRRFSDFLKLYSDLKRAFPKKKLPPAPSKGLLRTKSKELIEERRCSLGDWIEKLLSDIDLSRSFPVAVFLELEAAARSSFYEANQSASDANSPATFFVPADQILNYSDGSLVTGSSFASDYGNDSSYKASELGTARHGMEIHHELGMGNASYEPEITSAAIASVEDGGFSVNNLRPSKKPIEGNEKGFHHNMTLIDKDTVTDHHMLKTGASQFIANNEDKMEPLSGTQNLSNARTLSGDSIESDASSVVLERPDGSGAAQIDVLLTSSGHDVSIVLPTEEQNKMNRILNTLKQRLNIARTDVEDLTARLSQELAVRQYLSTKVKDLETELETMKQTGEESLQQAIINERERVTQVQWDMEELRRKCIEMELKLKSEQEEKGLLETTKNSIVLDNDRLRQELDVAKEQVENLLKHHEESETKSKLDLKILAKEVKSLRNSQLELKQDLVRLANEKIEAERILQEERQRREHSNAANAKLLHECEVLRSRLEECSVNFLIEEEIKLSMDTSSPSEAIDILGTSDNRIGLLLAEAQLLAEDVENIVASASSSTAGRATRTRDDELRKMLTDVFIDNASLRTQINSILRYALDKSPDKSEKDAEETSSRESVLSKFLER, from the exons ATGAATATGTATGGAGGACACCACGATTACTCGCTCTACCTATTCGATTTGGGCGCCACCGATCCTACTCTCATCGAATCTCTGGCTCTCCATCCCACAAGACGACACAGTTTGGATGAGAACAACAAGAGTAGGGGTAGTCCGCCCCCGAACCAGCACCGACACGACGGTACTTCGCCGCTCCCATTAGGCATGGATTGGAGCCCTCCCCCTCGCATTTGG GAAGGACGGAACTCTGTTTGGCCACACGACTTTCGTACAGGGTGGAGCTATTGCGTCACAGTTCCTTCTTGGACTATCATACCAAAAGGCAGAGGTTTAGATCCTACTGTG TTCTACAGGGTCCAAGTTGGTATCCAGTCACCAGAAGGATCTACTACTTTACGAGGAATATTAAGAAGATTTAGCGATTTCTTGAAGCTATATTCTGAT CTTAAAAGGGCATTTCCCAAGAAAAAGTTGCCCCCAGCTCCATCCAAAGGGCTTTTGAGGACAAAAAGCAAGGAGCTGATAGAGGAA CGTAGGTGTTCTTTGGGGGATTGGATTGAAAAGTTGCTGTCTGATATTGATTTGTCGAGGAGTTTTCCTGTTGCGGTCTTTCTTGAGCTTGAAGCGGCTGCAAGGTCGT CATTCTATGAGGCAAATCAGAGTGCTTCAGATGCAAATTCACCTGCTACTTTTTTTGTTCCCGCCGATCAAATTTTGAACTATTCAGATGGTTCTTTAGTTACTGGTTCATCATTTGCATCAGATTATGGGAATGATTCTAGTTACAAGGCATCTGAGCTTGGGACAGCAAGGCATGGAATGGAAATTCACCATGAACTTGGCATGGGTAATGCATCATATGAACCAGAAATCACCAGTGCAGCAATAGCGAGTGTCGAGGATGGCGGGTTCTCTGTGAATAATTTGAGGCCTTCAAAGAAGCCTATTGAAGGGAATGAAAAAGGTTTCCATCATAACATGACGTTGATTGACAAGGATACTGTGACAGACCACCACATGCTTAAAACAGGTGCTTCACAGTTTATAGCTAATAACGAAGACAAAATGGAACCTCTTTCTGGAACTCAAAATCTGAGCAATGCTAGGACACTATCGGGAGATAGTATTGAAAGTGACGCAAGTTCTGTAGTGCTTGAACGTCCTGATGGTTCTGGTGCTGCACAAATTGATGTTTTGCTCACAAGCTCAGGACATGATGTATCAATTGTTCTTCCAACTGAAGAACAGAATAAGATGAACAGAATTCTCAATACTTTAAAACAAAGGCTAAATATAGCAAGGACAGATGTAGAAGATCTCACTGCAAGATTAAGTCAAGAGCTTGCTGTCAGACAATATCTTTCAACAAAG GTGAAGGATTTAGAAACTGAACTTGAAACCATGAAGCAGACTGGAGAAGAAAGCTTGCAGCAGGCAATCATAAATGAAAGAGAAAGAGTTACTCAAGTGCAATGGGATATGGAGGAACTTAGGAGAAAGTGTATAGAGAtggagttgaagttgaaaagtGAACAG GAGGAGAAGggtcttcttgaaacaaccaaAAACTCCATTGTCCTTGACAATGATAGGTTGCGGCAGGAATTGGATGTTGCCAAGGAGCAGGTTGAGAATCTCCTAAAACATCATGAAGAATCAGAAACGAAATCCAAATTGGACCTAAAGATCCTTGCTAAGGAAGTCAAGTCTCTTCGAAATTCTCAGTTAGAGTTGAAGCAGGATCTTGTTAGGTTGGCAAATGAAAAGATTGAAGCAGAG AGGATTCTTCAGGAGGAAAGGCAAAGAAGGGAACACTCTAATGCTGCTAATGCGAAGCTGCTGCATGAGTGTGAAGTTCTCCGCAGTCGACTTGAAGAGTGCAGTGttaatttcctaattgaagaagaaattaaacTCTCCATGGACACTTCATCTCCTTCTGAAGCAATTGATATATTGGGTACATCCGATAATCGAATAGGTCTTCTGCTTGCGGAG GCACAGCTCCTTGCAGAAGACGTTGAGAATATCGTCGCTTCTGCAAGTTCCAGTACAGCTGGCCGAGCTACAAGAACACGGGATGATGAATTGAGGAAGATGCTGACAGATGTGTTCATCGACAATGCTAGTTTACGAACCCAAATTAACTCTATTCTTCGCTATGCTCTTGATAAATCTCCTGATAAATCTGAGAAAGATGCTGAAGAAACCTCCTCTAGAGAGAGCgttctttcaaaatttttagaaCGGTGA
- the LOC113767758 gene encoding uncharacterized protein LOC113767758 — protein sequence MNPAAVMANSATLTLSSPEPPQSRIAPVFPFSSSSSSFLAGGTHLRSHKKFISVSLSSSSSQFSKKISARRFGRLVVAAADYYSTLGVSKSASGKEIKAAYRRLARQYHPDVNKEPGATEKFKEISAAYEVLSDDKKRALYDQYGEAGVNSSMGGQAGAYTTNPFDLFETFFGPSMGFPGMDATGFGTRQRSTVTKGEDLRYDIRLEFSAAIFGAEKEFELSHLETCEACAGTGAKTGSKMRICSTCGGRGQVMRTEQTPFGMFSQVSICPNCGGNGEMISEYCRKCSGQGRIRVKKDIKVKIPPGVGKGSILRVAGEGDAGPKGGPPGDLYVYLDIEEIPEIQRDGINLSSTVSISYLDAILGTVTKVKTVEGLTDLQIPPGTQPGDVLVLARKGAPKLNRPSIRGDHLFTVKVSIPKKISSQERELLEELASLSSKPGKRSKTRPNVQQTTKTVSETDSATNNSEESEEQNDLWKKFTDFAGSVANGALKWLKDNL from the exons ATGAACCCTGCAGCTGTAATGGCGAATTCTGCAACCCTCACTCTATCGTCCCCTGAGCCTCCGCAAAGCAGGATTGCCCCAGTCTTcccattttcttcatcttcatcttcgtTTCTTGCTGGTGGGACCCATTTGCGGAGTCACAAGAAGTTCATCTCTGTCTCcttatcttcttcttcctctcagTTCAGCAAGAAGATTTCAGCAAGGCGGTTTGGAAGATTGGTTGTGGCTGCAGCTGATTATTACTCTACTCTTGGGGTCTCAAAATCTGCTAGTGGTAAGGAAATTAAAGCCGCTTATCGGAGGTTAGCTCGGCAG TACCACCCTGATGTAAACAAGGAACCTGGAGCAACTGAGAAGTTTAAGGAGATCAGTGCTGCATATGAG GTGCTATCAGATGACAAAAAGAGAGCTTTATATGATCAATATGGTGAAGCTGGAGTTAATAGTTCTATGGGGGGACAAGCAGGGGCTTATACG ACAAACCcttttgatttatttgagacTTTTTTCGGACCTAGTATGGGTTTCCCTGGAATGGATGCAACTGGTTTTGGAACACGTCAGCGAAGTACTGTCACTAAAGGTGAAGATTTACG TTATGACATAAGACTCGAGTTCTCAGCTGCTATATTTGGAGCAGAAAAAGAGTTTGAGCTTTCTCACCTTGAGACATGCGAAGCTTGTGCTGGTACTGGAGCAAAGACAGGCTCTAAAATGAGGATATGCTCAACATGTGGTGGCCGTGGTCAGGTTATGAGAACTGAACAAACACCTTTTGGAATGTTTTCGCAG GTTTCAATATGTCCAAATTGTGGCGGCAATGGTGAAATGATCTCTGAGTACTGTCGTAAATGTTCTGGTCAGGGGCGGATTCGAGTGAAGAAAGATATCAAAGTCAAAATTCCTCCTGGAGTCGGCAAGGGCAGTATTCTCAGAGTTGCTGGAGAGGGTGATGCTGGACCAAAGGG AGGACCACCTGGAGATCTTTATGTATATCTTGATATTGAAGAGATACCAGAGATTCAACGAGATGGCATAAATCTCTCTTCTACTGTTTCAATTAGTTATTTGGATGCTATATTAGGAACAGTTACCAAG GTTAAAACGGTTGAAGGGCTTACTGATCTCCAAATTCCTCCTGGCACTCAGCCTGGGGATGTTCTTGTCTTGGCAAGAAAAGGTGCACCTAAATTGAACAGGCCATCAATACGCGGTGATCACTTGTTCACCGTTAAAGTTAGTATACCAAAAAAGATAAG TTCACAAGAACGTGAATTGCTTGAAGAACTTGCTTCTCTAAGTAGTAAACCTGGCAAACGTTCAAAAACTCGCCCTAACGTTCAGCAAACCA CTAAAACTGTAAGCGAAACAGATTCTGCTACGAATAATAGTGAGGAATCCGAAGAACAGAACGACTTGTGGAAGAAGTTTACAGATTTTGCTGG GTCTGTTGCAAATGGAGCACTAAAATGGTTGAAAGACAACCTATAG
- the LOC113767759 gene encoding uncharacterized protein LOC113767759, whose translation MLVNVGSLLAKGKANFHVRLSGQAGITSQLIPVHITAFSVACWYVELTDMAAVASAAAPLVLKSCSPASKNPPPNAIRIAFANPNTCSTKISKTSAGLVRALESEREEANSDKDNPDDIAFLSQEDLNYLVKLGGGSVAGAAAIKYGSVVFPEITRPNIIEALALISFPVIAAVLLLIRQSRSQ comes from the exons ATGTTGGTAAACGTTGGATCGCTATTAGCCAAGGGGAAAGCAAATTTCCACGTTAGGCTCTCAGGCCAAGCCGGAATCACATCGCAGTTAATTCCTGTCCACATAACTGCTTTTTCTGTTGCCTGTTGGTACGTCGAGTTGACGGATATGGCAGCCGTGGCTTCTGCAGCCGCTCCACTAGTTCTAAAGAGTTGCTCCCCGGCTTCCAAAAACCCACCTCCAAATGCTATCAGAATTGCCTTTGCCAACCCAAATACATGCTCTACCAAAATTTCCAAGACCAGCGCCGGTCTGGTTCGAGCTTTAGAGTCTGAAAGGGAAGAAGCAAATTCCGACAAAGATAACCCTGATGACATTGCATTCTTGTCCCAG GAAGATTTGAACTACTTGGTTAAGCTGGGAGGTGGTTCTGTGGCGGGTGCGGCTGCAATAAAGTATGGAAGTGTTGTTTTTCCAGAGATAACAAGACCCAACATTATTGAGGCTCTTGCCCTAATTTCTTTCCCTGTCATTGCCGCAGTCTTGCTTTTGATCAGGCAAAGTCGTTCACAGTGA
- the LOC113768172 gene encoding uncharacterized protein LOC113768172, producing MSAIVCGKRSFFDDLQSPSPTASSPPAAKKHRCISSASPVRFLHSPPQQPPLIDRLMAAFPDMEKELLEKALEEFGHDLDSAIKSLNKLRLGYVEGELHSVVEAHARGKNGISSSDEGVSVAPEDASTQSNIPVDGAEWVELFVREMMSATSIDDARSRASRVLESLERSISARVGAEAAESFTKENTMLKEQIEVFLRENSILKRAVAIQHERQKEYDDRNQEVQQLKQLVAQYQQQLRTLEVNNYALTMHLRQAQQGNSIPGRFHPDVF from the exons ATGTCTGCAATAGTTTGTGGAAAGAGATCGTTTTTTGACGACTTGCAATCGCCGTCGCCGACCGCTTCCTCACCGCCGGCAGCCAAGAAGCATCGGTGCATCTCCTCTGCCTCCCCTGTTCGTTTTTTGCACTCACCGCCACAGCAGCCGCCGCTTATTGATCGCCTCATGGCTGCCTTTCCTGATATGGAAAAGGAG CTTCTTGAGAAAGCATTGGAAGAATTTGGTCATGACTTGGATTCTGCTATTAAAAGCTTGAATAAGCTTCGTCTTGGATATGTGGAGGGagagctgcattctgtggtggAAGCACATGCACGTGGGAAGAATG GTATTAGCTCCTCTGATGAAGGGGTGTCTGTGGCTCCAGAAGATGCTTCTACCCAAAGCAACATTCCAGTTGATGGAGCAGAATGGGTGGAATTGTTTGTTAGGGAAATGATGAGTGCTACAAGCATAGATGATGCTAGATCTCGTGCCTCAAGAGTCTTGGAGAGTTTAGAGAGATCAATTAGTGCACGTGTTGGTGCTGAAGCAGCTGAAAGTTTTACCAAG GAGAACACGATGCTGAAGGAGCAAATTGAGGTGTTTCTTAGAGAAAATTCCATACTCAAGCGAGCTGTTGCTATCCAGCATGAGCGTCAGAAGGAGTATGATGATAGGAACCAAGAAGTGCAGCAGTTGAAGCAGTTGGTGGCTCAGTATCAACAGCAGTTGAGAACTCTTGAG GTGAATAATTATGCCTTGACAATGCATCTGCGGCAGGCTCAGCAAGGCAACTCCATCCCTGGACGTTTCCATCCAGATGTCTTTTAA
- the LOC113767531 gene encoding signal recognition particle 54 kDa protein 2, translated as MVLAQLGSSISRALQQMSNATIIDEKVLNECLNEITRALLQADVQFKLVRDMQTNIKKIVNLDDLAAGHNKRRIIQQAIFNELCKMLDPGKPSFTPKKGKTSIVMFVGLQGSGKTTTCTKYAYYHQKKGWKPALVCADTFRAGAFDQLKQNATKAKIPFYGSYMESDPVKIAVEGVERFKKENCDLIIIDTSGRHKQEAALFEEMRQVSEATNPDLVIFVMDSSIGQAAFDQAQAFKQSVAVGAVIVTKMDGHAKGGGALSAVAATKSPVIFIGTGEHMDEFEVFDVKPFVSRLLGMGDWSGFMDKIHEVVPMDQQPELLQKLSEGNFTLRIMYEQFQNILKMGPIGQVFSMLPGFSAELMPKGHEKESQAKIKRYMTMMDSMTNEELDSSNPKLINESRIMRIARGSGRQVREVMEMFEEYKRLAKIWSKMKGLKIPKKGEMSALSRNMNAQHMSKVLPPQMLKQIGGMGGLQNLMKQMGSMGSAKEMMGMFGGGDK; from the exons ATGGTGTTAGCGCAATTAGGATCGAGCATCTCGCGTGCTCTTCAGCAGATGAGCAATGCGACAATCATCGATGAAAAAGTTCTTAACGAATGCCTCAACGAGATCACCAGGGCTTTGCTTCAAGCCgatgttcaattcaaacttGTCCGAGATATGCAGACTAATATTAAAAAGATCGTCAATCTGGATGACCTCGCTGCTGGTCACAATAAGCGTAGGATTATCCAGCAG GCGATATTTAATGAGCTCTGCAAGATGCTGGATCCCGGAAAACCTTCATTCACCCCTAAGAAAGGCAAAACGAGTATCGTAATGTTTGTAGGATTGCAAG GGTCGGGCAAAACTACTACATGTACAAAATACGCGTACTACCACCAGAAGAAGGGCTGGAAACCTGCTTTGGTATGTGCTGATACATTTAGGGCTGGTGCTTTTGATCAGTTGAAGCAAAATGCAACAAAAGCTAAAATCCCCTTTTATGGAAG CTACATGGAGTCAGATCCGGttaaaatagcagttgaaggtGTTGAAAGATTCAAGAAGGAAAACTGTGATCTTATAATTATTGACACCAGTGGACGCCACAAACAGGAAGCAGCCCTTTTTGAAGAGATGCGTCAAGTTTCCGAAGCAACT AATCCAGATCTTGTTATATTTGTCATGGATAGCAGTATCGGTCAGGCAGCTTTTGATCAAGCCCAAGCATTCAAGCAAAGTGTTGCAGTTGGAGCTGTTATTGTTACTAAAATGGATGGTCATGCAAAGGGAGGTGGTGCTCTTAGTGC GGTTGCAGCTACTAAAAGTCCTGTCATATTTATTGGGACTGGTGAACATATGGATGAATTTGAAGTTTTTGATGTAAAACCATTCGTAAGCCGTCTTTTAG GCATGGGTGACTGGTCTGGCTTCATGGACAAAATTCATGAAGTTGTCCCAATGGATCAACAGCCTGAGCTGCTTCAAAAGCTTTCTGAAGGAAATTTCACATTGAGGATTATGTACGAGCAATTCCAGAACATACTGAAAATGGGACCAATTGGACAG GTATTCTCAATGCTCCCAGGATTTAGTGCAGAGTTGATGCCAAAAGGTCATGAAAAGGAAAGCCAGGCAAAGATCAAACGCTACATGACAATGATGGATTCAATGACGAACGAAG AGTTGGATAGTTCCAATCCCAAGTTAATCAATGAATCACGGATAATGCGGATAGCAAGGGGGTCTGGTCGTCAAGTAAGAGAAGTGATGGAAATGTTCGAAGAGTACAAGCGCCTTGCCAAGATCTGGAGCAAGATGAAAGGACTCAAAATCCCAAAGAAGGGAGAAATGAGTGCCTTATCTCGAAATATGAACGCTCAGCACATGAGCAAAGTTCTCCCACCTCAGATGCTGAAGCAGATTGGTGGGATGGGAGGTCTGCAAAACTTGATGAAGCAAATGGGCTCGATGGGCTCTGCTAAAGAGATGATGGGGATGTTTGGAGGTGGAGATAAGTAG